A window of the Verrucomicrobiia bacterium genome harbors these coding sequences:
- the nusB gene encoding transcription antitermination factor NusB — MRKRREARERAIQFLFQCDLNPPESVPVALDHFWDAHRLHLQLDRNPGPTWGQPVAVAPPGPDEQALRLFADALITGALQHREEADEVIRRFAKNWDLHRIAAVDRTILRLAIYEMLHRDDIPPVVSINEAVDLAKKFSTDQSGKFVNGILDKVKSTILRPARTAKEPSEA, encoded by the coding sequence ATGCGGAAACGCCGGGAGGCGCGCGAGCGCGCCATCCAGTTCCTGTTCCAGTGCGACCTGAATCCTCCGGAGAGTGTTCCGGTGGCGCTGGATCATTTCTGGGATGCCCACCGCCTGCACCTCCAACTGGACCGCAACCCGGGGCCGACCTGGGGTCAGCCGGTGGCGGTCGCCCCGCCAGGGCCGGACGAGCAGGCGTTGCGCCTGTTTGCCGACGCCCTGATCACCGGGGCGTTGCAGCACCGGGAGGAGGCCGATGAGGTCATCCGCCGGTTTGCGAAAAACTGGGACCTGCACCGGATCGCCGCCGTGGACCGCACCATCCTGAGACTGGCCATCTACGAGATGCTGCATCGCGATGACATCCCGCCGGTGGTCAGCATCAACGAGGCCGTGGATCTCGCAAAGAAGTTCTCCACCGACCAGAGCGGCAAGTTCGTCAACGGGATCCTCGACAAGGTGAAGTCCACCATCCTGCGGCCGGCGCGGACCGCCAAGGAGCCGTCCGAAGCCTGA
- a CDS encoding PHP domain-containing protein has translation MDTASSSEARVADLHLHTRFSDGTDTPEALAAGAAAAGLHAVALTDHDTLAGCGRMAAACAERGIEFIPGAELTAALGDREFHILGYWLDPASALLQARLTEFQEGRTQRIFEMVDRLNRRGVDLRADAVLALADGGTPGRPHVARALVQGGFCVDYDTAFERFLKKGRPGWVPKAARSVEETIHLIHGAGGVAVLAHPGLYRADTLLPALAAAGLDGLECWHTRHSAAASESYARVATQLGLVATGGSDCHGMARGERLIGRVRLPYAQVRSLRERCPIPVAAA, from the coding sequence ATGGATACGGCATCCAGTTCCGAGGCGCGCGTGGCCGACCTGCATCTGCATACCCGGTTCTCCGACGGCACCGACACTCCGGAAGCCCTTGCCGCCGGGGCGGCTGCCGCGGGGTTGCACGCCGTTGCCCTGACGGACCACGACACGCTGGCAGGATGCGGCCGGATGGCAGCCGCCTGCGCGGAACGCGGGATCGAATTCATCCCGGGAGCCGAATTGACCGCGGCACTGGGTGATCGCGAATTTCACATTCTGGGCTACTGGCTGGATCCGGCATCGGCCCTGCTGCAGGCGCGGTTGACGGAGTTTCAGGAGGGGCGCACGCAGCGCATCTTTGAGATGGTGGACCGCCTGAACCGCAGGGGTGTGGATCTCCGGGCGGATGCCGTGCTGGCTCTGGCGGATGGCGGGACGCCGGGGCGGCCCCACGTGGCGCGGGCCCTGGTGCAAGGCGGCTTCTGCGTGGACTACGACACCGCCTTTGAGCGGTTCCTCAAGAAGGGACGTCCGGGCTGGGTGCCCAAGGCGGCCCGGTCCGTTGAGGAAACGATCCATCTCATCCACGGTGCGGGCGGTGTGGCGGTCCTGGCGCATCCGGGCCTTTACCGCGCCGATACCCTTCTGCCGGCGCTCGCGGCTGCGGGGTTGGACGGACTGGAGTGCTGGCACACGCGGCACTCGGCGGCGGCGTCCGAAAGCTACGCCCGGGTCGCCACCCAGCTGGGACTGGTGGCGACAGGCGGGAGCGACTGCCATGGCATGGCCCGTGGGGAGCGATTGATCGGCAGGGTGCGCCTGCCCTATGCGCAGGTCCGTTCCCTCCGCGAGCGGTGCCCGATTCCGGTGGCGGCGGCCTGA
- the ftsY gene encoding signal recognition particle-docking protein FtsY — MGFFDKLKAAFSRTTSSLSHEIRRIVTRSPRLTAENLGELETALLRADLGVAMTQQILGAARTAFETQGKSGLDFVEVAIGEVTRALEGADPSLKSHPDGLTVVSIVGVNGTGKTTTSAKLAHRMARQGEPAMLAACDTFRAAAIEQLKLWGQRLEIPVISGADRADPASVAHDAVSAALSRQARWLFVDTAGRLHTKNNLMAELQKVHRVIAKRMPGAPHEVLLVLDGSTGLNALNQAREFHKAVALTGLVITKLDGTSKGGAVVAIQKELGIPVKFIGVGEQPEDLQPFNAREFADALFETREP, encoded by the coding sequence GTGGGATTCTTCGACAAACTCAAGGCGGCCTTCAGCCGGACCACCTCGTCGCTCTCGCATGAGATCCGGCGCATCGTCACCCGGTCTCCCCGGTTGACGGCGGAGAACCTCGGCGAACTTGAGACGGCCCTCCTGCGCGCCGATCTCGGGGTTGCCATGACCCAGCAGATCCTTGGCGCGGCCCGCACCGCGTTTGAGACCCAGGGAAAGTCGGGACTCGACTTTGTCGAGGTGGCGATCGGCGAGGTGACCCGCGCCCTCGAGGGGGCGGATCCGTCCCTCAAGTCCCATCCGGACGGCCTGACGGTGGTGTCCATCGTCGGGGTCAACGGCACCGGCAAGACGACCACCTCGGCGAAGCTGGCGCACCGCATGGCACGGCAGGGTGAACCCGCGATGCTGGCGGCCTGCGACACCTTTCGCGCCGCCGCCATCGAGCAACTCAAGTTGTGGGGCCAGCGTCTGGAGATCCCGGTGATCTCGGGTGCGGACCGCGCGGATCCGGCATCGGTCGCCCACGACGCGGTCAGCGCCGCCCTGTCCCGACAGGCCCGCTGGCTGTTCGTGGACACGGCGGGACGGCTGCACACCAAGAACAACCTCATGGCCGAACTGCAGAAGGTGCACCGGGTGATTGCCAAGCGGATGCCGGGTGCGCCGCATGAGGTGCTGCTCGTGCTCGACGGTTCCACGGGCCTGAATGCGTTGAACCAGGCGCGCGAGTTTCACAAGGCGGTCGCATTGACCGGACTGGTCATCACCAAGCTCGACGGCACCAGCAAGGGTGGGGCCGTCGTGGCCATTCAGAAGGAGCTGGGCATCCCGGTGAAGTTCATCGGCGTGGGCGAGCAACCGGAGGACCTGCAGCCGTTCAACGCCCGGGAGTTCGCGGACGCCCTGTTCGAGACCCGCGAGCCGTGA
- the ribD gene encoding bifunctional diaminohydroxyphosphoribosylaminopyrimidine deaminase/5-amino-6-(5-phosphoribosylamino)uracil reductase RibD → MRRALRLARRALGETSPNPMVGAIVVRGGEVLGEGWHRRAGGPHAEIEALEAARRRGHRTEGATLVVTLEPCCTHGRTPPCTGAIVAAGIRRVVAGATDPNPRHAGRGFDALREAGVDVATGVLGEDAARLNEGFNHWIRRETPWVTLKAAMSLDGRLATRTGESRWVSGERARAHGQRLRRASDAILVGIGTVLADNPALTLRRGGTPVGCRLRVVLDTRARTPADARVVCDAFADRTRIVVGREAPEGRVAALRRRVVVWTAPLRNGHVDLRWVLKRLGRERVTSVLVEGGGEVHAAFLEAGLAHRISWVMAPLVIGGREAPRAVAGDGFATRDRMPGLDAIQWRRLGDDLLLEALVVHAPRRRRGGG, encoded by the coding sequence ATGCGGCGGGCGCTCCGGCTCGCCCGCCGGGCCCTGGGGGAAACGTCACCCAACCCCATGGTGGGGGCGATTGTTGTGCGTGGCGGTGAGGTCCTGGGCGAGGGATGGCACCGGCGTGCCGGGGGGCCTCATGCCGAGATCGAGGCGCTCGAGGCGGCGCGCCGCCGCGGCCATCGGACCGAGGGGGCCACCCTGGTGGTCACGCTGGAGCCGTGCTGCACGCATGGACGGACGCCGCCCTGCACCGGAGCGATCGTTGCGGCCGGGATCCGGCGGGTGGTCGCCGGGGCCACGGATCCCAACCCGCGCCATGCTGGTCGGGGATTCGATGCCTTGCGGGAGGCGGGGGTTGACGTGGCCACCGGTGTGCTCGGGGAGGACGCCGCCCGCCTGAACGAAGGCTTCAACCACTGGATCCGCCGGGAAACCCCGTGGGTGACGCTGAAGGCCGCCATGAGCCTGGACGGCCGACTGGCCACCCGGACCGGTGAGTCCCGATGGGTGAGCGGCGAGCGGGCCCGGGCGCACGGGCAGCGGCTGCGTCGCGCAAGCGACGCCATCCTGGTCGGCATCGGAACCGTCCTCGCCGACAACCCGGCCCTCACCCTCCGGCGGGGCGGTACTCCGGTGGGGTGCCGGCTCCGGGTGGTTCTGGACACCCGGGCGCGCACACCGGCCGACGCCCGGGTCGTATGCGATGCGTTTGCGGACCGGACGCGGATCGTCGTGGGCCGTGAGGCGCCGGAAGGTCGGGTGGCGGCCTTGCGGCGGCGAGTCGTCGTGTGGACCGCGCCGCTGCGGAACGGCCACGTGGACCTTCGTTGGGTGCTGAAGCGGCTCGGACGGGAGCGGGTCACCAGCGTGCTGGTGGAGGGCGGCGGCGAGGTGCATGCCGCCTTCCTCGAAGCCGGACTGGCCCACCGGATCTCCTGGGTGATGGCGCCCCTTGTGATCGGTGGTCGCGAGGCACCCCGTGCGGTGGCCGGCGACGGATTTGCCACGCGGGACCGGATGCCGGGCCTGGACGCGATTCAGTGGCGGCGGCTCGGGGACGATTTGCTGCTGGAGGCGCTGGTCGTGCATGCTCCTCGGCGTCGCCGGGGCGGCGGTTGA
- a CDS encoding riboflavin synthase, translating into MFTGIVEETGTVHRVETPAKAIRLTVDARVAGRGVRLGDSIAVNGCCLTVVHRRARSGGVRLGFDLLRETWDRTNLSSVVPGSQVNLERSLAVGDRLGGHFVTGHIDGTGTITRWERRGADHVLDIAVPAAIRRQVVFKGCVAVDGISLTVAAVLRNGFRIWIIPHTHGVTALCERRIGDRVNVEADLLGKYVDRFLRGRAPVASR; encoded by the coding sequence ATGTTCACCGGCATCGTTGAGGAAACCGGCACGGTCCACCGGGTGGAGACCCCTGCAAAGGCCATCCGGCTCACCGTGGACGCCCGGGTCGCCGGACGTGGTGTCCGGTTGGGGGACAGCATTGCGGTCAATGGTTGCTGCCTGACGGTGGTCCATCGCCGCGCCCGCTCCGGCGGGGTGCGACTGGGCTTTGACCTCCTGCGCGAGACCTGGGACCGGACCAACCTTTCGTCGGTCGTGCCGGGTTCCCAGGTCAACCTGGAGCGATCGCTGGCGGTGGGCGACCGGCTTGGAGGGCATTTTGTCACCGGACACATTGACGGCACCGGCACCATCACCCGCTGGGAACGGCGCGGCGCGGACCATGTTTTGGACATCGCCGTTCCGGCGGCCATCCGGCGCCAGGTGGTCTTCAAGGGATGCGTGGCTGTGGACGGCATCAGCCTCACCGTGGCCGCGGTGCTACGGAATGGATTTCGCATCTGGATCATTCCCCACACGCATGGCGTCACCGCGTTGTGCGAACGACGGATCGGCGACCGGGTCAACGTTGAGGCGGATCTGCTGGGCAAGTACGTGGACCGGTTTCTGCGGGGGCGCGCGCCGGTTGCATCGCGGTAA
- a CDS encoding response regulator transcription factor translates to MSGTRMVTVLIADDEPLARERLRALLDHEPEFRLVGEATDGLEAVRMLRIHNPTIAILDIRLPGLDAFAVLRALGDRTRPAVILVTAHTDRAVEAFHAGAVDYLLKPFDTKRLRSALQRARAGPMRSRNPAGSSASATDGRIALRSNGRWIVMDSEDIELVLSANIHSEMITRNGVSLPVSESLGQLANRLPSDRFVRISRFAIVNLDAVCSVTPRTHGDQTLELRGGRTLTVSRTHRAEVLHRLNRLP, encoded by the coding sequence ATGAGCGGCACGCGCATGGTCACGGTGCTCATCGCCGATGACGAACCCCTGGCAAGGGAACGGCTCCGGGCGCTCCTGGACCACGAGCCGGAATTCCGTCTGGTCGGCGAAGCCACCGACGGCCTGGAGGCGGTCCGAATGCTCAGGATCCACAACCCCACGATTGCCATCCTCGACATCCGGCTGCCCGGCCTTGATGCCTTCGCGGTTCTGCGTGCCCTCGGAGACCGTACCCGTCCGGCAGTCATCCTGGTCACCGCACACACCGACCGTGCGGTGGAGGCCTTCCATGCGGGCGCGGTGGATTATCTCCTGAAGCCATTTGACACGAAGCGGCTGCGATCGGCGCTGCAGCGCGCCAGGGCCGGTCCAATGCGCTCCCGCAACCCTGCGGGTTCATCAGCGTCGGCGACTGACGGACGCATCGCCCTGCGATCCAACGGGCGCTGGATCGTGATGGATTCCGAAGACATTGAACTGGTCCTCTCCGCCAACATCCACAGCGAGATGATCACCCGGAATGGCGTTTCCCTCCCCGTCAGCGAATCACTGGGGCAACTGGCCAACCGGCTGCCCTCCGACCGCTTCGTCCGCATCAGCCGGTTTGCCATCGTCAACCTGGACGCCGTCTGCTCCGTAACCCCGCGTACGCACGGCGACCAGACACTCGAACTCCGTGGCGGACGCACCCTCACCGTCTCCCGGACCCACCGGGCGGAGGTGCTCCACCGTTTGAACAGGTTGCCGTAA
- a CDS encoding ASPIC/UnbV domain-containing protein, translating to MSQHAALATVSLLVLTWGSVLGIAPRAVAADAAIHSESAGRRAAATTFPGLNTSNQRMAARLAHIRETADPSSMAYLTDRQVPRLEAALTRASNFQQQASLRFNLSNQLLLSGRTDDALGVIRDLEGLVAGAGGRLREGLEAELRIRKAIAYLRLGEQENCQIADLDNDGDQDVYTVMGGAFPGDTYRNALFMNPGSTNRWLKLKLRGTVGNRAAIGARIQVNLDTPTGPRRLFKTVNSGASFGSNPLRQELGLGNAQAVKSVEVEWPGGGIRQTFNGLEMDRAYELEEGNPVPKALELKPLRLEVTGRQLHNHIGPAGQ from the coding sequence ATGAGTCAACACGCCGCGCTCGCGACCGTTTCGCTCCTTGTGCTGACCTGGGGATCCGTCCTTGGAATCGCTCCTCGAGCGGTCGCTGCCGACGCGGCAATCCACTCCGAGTCCGCTGGACGGCGGGCCGCGGCCACGACGTTTCCGGGTCTCAACACGTCCAATCAGCGCATGGCGGCACGTCTCGCGCACATCCGCGAGACGGCCGACCCGTCGTCCATGGCCTACCTGACCGACCGTCAAGTGCCGCGCCTGGAGGCCGCCCTCACGCGGGCGTCCAACTTCCAGCAACAGGCGTCGCTCCGATTCAACCTGAGCAACCAGCTCCTGCTTTCGGGGAGAACGGACGACGCGCTGGGTGTCATCCGCGATCTCGAGGGACTGGTGGCCGGGGCGGGCGGCCGGCTTCGGGAAGGACTCGAGGCGGAGCTCCGCATCCGCAAAGCCATCGCGTATCTCCGTCTCGGTGAACAGGAGAACTGCCAGATTGCGGATCTGGACAACGACGGAGACCAGGACGTGTACACGGTCATGGGCGGCGCATTTCCGGGCGACACTTATCGAAATGCACTGTTTATGAACCCCGGAAGCACGAATCGTTGGCTGAAGTTGAAACTCCGCGGAACGGTCGGGAATCGCGCGGCCATCGGGGCGCGGATCCAGGTGAACCTGGACACTCCGACCGGGCCGCGACGCCTCTTCAAAACCGTCAACAGCGGCGCGAGTTTTGGGTCGAATCCCCTGCGACAGGAACTGGGCCTCGGGAATGCGCAAGCGGTGAAGTCCGTGGAGGTCGAGTGGCCGGGCGGTGGCATCCGGCAAACGTTCAACGGGCTTGAAATGGACCGGGCCTATGAACTTGAGGAGGGCAATCCCGTCCCAAAGGCTCTCGAATTGAAGCCCCTGAGGTTGGAGGTTACGGGCCGGCAGTTGCACAACCACATCGGGCCTGCCGGTCAATGA
- the purE gene encoding 5-(carboxyamino)imidazole ribonucleotide mutase, with protein sequence MSQPRVGIIMGSQSDWETLQHAAQQLAALGIPYEASVVSAHRTPDLLFEYAESAAGRGLEVLIAGAGGAAHLPGMCASKTVLPVLGVPVQSKALNGMDSLLSIVQMPAGVPVGTMAIGVAGAVNAALLAAAILGLRHPEHRTAYETFRRRQTDAVLAHRSPVRPEDRAENILPQSP encoded by the coding sequence ATGAGCCAACCCCGGGTCGGAATCATCATGGGCTCCCAGAGCGACTGGGAGACCCTGCAGCACGCAGCGCAACAACTGGCAGCCCTCGGCATCCCATACGAAGCCAGCGTGGTGAGCGCCCACCGAACTCCGGATCTGCTGTTCGAGTATGCCGAAAGCGCCGCAGGCCGCGGTCTCGAAGTCCTCATTGCGGGAGCGGGTGGGGCGGCACACCTGCCCGGAATGTGCGCGAGCAAGACGGTGCTCCCGGTGCTGGGTGTACCTGTCCAATCCAAGGCCCTCAACGGCATGGATTCCCTCCTGAGCATCGTCCAGATGCCCGCAGGTGTCCCCGTGGGCACGATGGCCATCGGCGTTGCGGGCGCAGTGAATGCCGCCCTTCTGGCCGCGGCCATCCTCGGCCTCCGGCATCCCGAACATCGCACCGCCTACGAAACGTTTCGACGACGACAGACCGACGCCGTCCTGGCCCACCGCAGTCCGGTTCGCCCGGAAGACCGAGCGGAAAACATTTTGCCACAATCGCCTTGA